The genomic stretch ACTTCCGACACATGCAAACCCAATTGGTGCGCATAGTGACGCGCACGCTTATCATGACCCGCATGCTCAAGTTGAGACATCAAACTGTTCACATACCCTACAGAACAGTGCTTCAAAATCCCCACCGCTTCATCTATTGGCATGATGGTGAGCAAATGAAGTTGCTGCTCTTGATCGTATTTCAAAAACGCATTGCGAGCTGCACCAATTTCTACTTCAGAAAAGTTTGGTGTTGTTTCAATAAAAGTGTTGTTCATTACCGTCATGGCGAATCTCCCGATTGGCATTGGTAACGACCATCGACAACACAAGCACAAGCTCATCACGCCTTTATGCCGATAGATGACACAAACACGCGAATTCACCAATGCAAAAGCACTGTCTATTCAGAATGTATGAAGGAAATAACGAGAAGAAAATTAGAAAAGATGCCTCACCACTCGGGTAAGACGGAGATCGCCAATACCGAAGCGGGTTATTTCGCTCCCTTAATCTTACTCACCCAACGACTGGGAGGATGGTCGGTATTGTTCATGTAAATCTCCGATATCGCTGCCCTGATTAGCAGCGCAAGTATAGTAGCAAAGTTAATCCATATTTACAGGTGGGCTTTGTTCTTTTTTTGCCAATTTTAGGAACAAAAAAAGCGCCCATTGGGCGCTTCCATACGTAAAAATTATGGATTACTTGATCGTAATACGTGCAAATTTACGTTTACCAACTTGGAATACGTAAGTACCAGCTTCTGGCGCAAACTTAGCGTCGGCAACTTTCTCGCCTTCAACCTTCGCTGCACCTTGTTTTACCATGCGCATCGCTTCAGACGTTGACGCACACAGACCAGCATCTTTTAGAAGATTCGCTACTGGAGTACCAGCCTCAAAGTCAAATTCTGGCATTTCGTCAGGGATTTGGTTCTTAGCGAAACGGTTCACAAACTCTTGCTCTGCCGCATCAGCATCGGCTTCACTGTGGAAACGCGCAATGATCTCTTTAGCAAGTAGCACTTTGATATCACGTGGGTTTTTGCCCGCTTGAACATCCGCTTTAAACTGTTCGATTTCCTCTAGAGGACGGAACGATAGCAGCTCGTAGTAGCTCCACATTAGGTCATCAGAGATCGACATAATCTTACCAAACATTTCGCTTGGCGCTTCGCTGATACCAATGTAGTTACCCGCAGACTTAGACATTTTCTTCTCGCCGTCTAGACCAACAAGAAGCGGCATCATAAGTACAACTTGAGGTTTTTGACCGTGAGATTTTTGCAGTTCACGCCCCATTAGAAGGTTGAACTTCTGGTCCGTACCGCCTAATTCAACGTCCGTTTCCATCGCAACTGAGTCCCAACCTTGCAGAAGTGGGTACATGAACTCATGGATAGCAATTGGTTGGCCGCCTGCGTAACGCTTTTTAAAGTCGTCACGCTCTAGCATACGAGCAACGGTTTGGTTTGCAGCAAGACGGATCATACCTTCTGCGCCCAGCTCAGACAGCCACTCAGAGTTAAACTGAATTTTAGTCTTCGCAGGATCTAGAATTTTGAACACTTGTTCTTTGTACGTTTCAGCGTTACGCAATACGTCTTCGCGGCTTAGCGGTGGACGAGTGGTGTTTTTACCTGTTGGGTCACCAACCATTGCAGTGAAGTCACCGATTAGGAACGTCACTTCATGACCTAGTTCTTGGAACAAGCGAAGCTTATTGAAAATAACCGTATGGCCTAGGTGAATGTCAGGTGCTGTTGGGTCGGCGCCCAATTTAATACGTAGAGGACGACCTTCTTTTAGTTTTGCGATTAGCTCTTCTTCTGGAATCAGCTCTTCAACACCGCGCTTAATCTCGGCTAGTGCAGCTTCAATGCTCGCCATTCTTGTTCACTCCCACAGATTTGGCAAAAATATAATAGCTGAACATATTACTTGAATAGCGATGCATTTTGAAACACGTTAGACTAGGTAGTTGTCACTTTTTCCGTTTAATTTAGCAATCAAGTACCTCATGCATTCGATTTTTGTCCGACTTCCACTCTTGCACAAAGTATTGATCGGTTTTTTTAGTGCTCTGATCATCATTGCACTGTTCTTTCTGCCCGATCCGCAAGACCTCAACCCGCAACAAAGCCGATTAAAAGTTGGTCAACACTATCCTGTGCCGATCTCACTTGAATTGACGACATTAAATGGATCTTCTCAGATGTCTTCGGTTTTGCGCTGGGAAACTTACAAAGTAAAAAATGGCGAGAGCGCCGCCATTCTATTTAATCGAGTGGGACTCTCTGCTCGTCTACTGCACGAGTTAGTGTCCTCCGATAAAGAAATTGAACAGCAGTTAACTCGTCTTCGTCCGGGCGATAAATTGCAATTTGGTTTTGATGAGAAAAACGACTTGGTTCAACTGCGCCGTACGCTAAGCGCATTCGAAACCTTTCGCATCAAACTGCAAGACGGCAAATACGTTTCTGAGGTCGATAAAAAAGAGGTCGATTACCAATTCAACTACGCCGAGGCAACCATCAAATCCAACTTCTGGAACGCAGGAATTTCGTCTGGCTTGAATGGCAACCAAATCATGGAGCTAGCAGGAATTTTTGGCTGGGATATCGACTTCGCACTCGATATTCGCAAAAACGACTCTTTCCGAGTGCTGTATCAAGAAGAAGTTGTAGAAGGTGAAGTCATTGGTCGCGGAAAAATCATCGCTGCGATATTCAAAAACCAGGGCGATACGTTTACGGCTATTTTAGATGAAAAAACGGGCAAATATTACGACGAAAATGGCCGAGCGATGAAAAAAGCCTTCTTGCGCGCTCCACTGGATTTCCGTCGCGTGACTTCAAACTTTAACCCACGTCGTCTTCACCCAGTGACGGGGCGAGTACGTCCTCACCGAGGCACTGACTACGCAGCACCTGTTGGTACGCCAATTTGGGCCGCTGGTGATGGTGTGGTGCAAAAATCGGCTTACAACAAGTTCAACGGGAACTACGTGTTCATCAAGCACAGCAATACTTACATTACCAAGTATCTGCACTTAACGAAGCGCACAGTCAAAACGGGTCAACGTGTTAAACAAGGTCAAACTATCGGTACGCTTGGTGGAACAGGTCGAGTGACAGGACCTCACTTACATTATGAGTTCCTAGTAAATGGCGTGCACAAAAACCCAAGAACAGTGAATTTGCCGCAATCCAAATCGTTAACAGGTAAAGCAAGACAAACCTTCATGGCGAATGCAAAAGTCAGTATGGACAAACTGGATCGTTACAGTAAGTTACTGGCAATGAGATAAACGGAAAAGTAAAAAGAGGCAGCATTACGCTGCCTCTTCGCTTTCACCAGGTTCGGGCTTAGCAAGATGATCTCTTCCCAACATAAGCAAACAAGGCGTAAGCACCAACGTCAACAACGTAGCGAATGCTAATCCCCCTGCTACTGCCGTCGCTAACTGAGACCACCATTGCGTACTCGGCGCACCAAATTCGACTTTTTGATTAACTAAATCGATGTTCATTTCTAGAACCATCGGTAACAACCCTAAAATGGTCGTAATTGTGGTTAATAGCACCGGTCTCAAACGTTGCACACCGGTCCGCAGGATAGCCTCTGCTTTGTCCAGTCCTCTTTTTCGCATTTGGTTATAAGTATCAATCAGTACAATGTTGTTATTAACTACGATACCAGCCAAGGCAATCACACCAATGCCAGACATGATGATGCCGAATGGTTTTTGGAAAATAAGCAACCCAGCAAAAACCCCGACCGTTGAAAACAGCACCGCACTCAAAATCAAAAATGCCTGATAAAAGCTGTTGAACTGCGTGATGAGAATGAGCGCCATGACGCCAAGAGCCACAACAAAAGCGTTTTGCAAAAATGCTGATGAGTTTTCCTGCTCCTCATTTTGACCCCGAATCTTATATTCAACGCCTTCCGGTAAACCGAGCTGTTCCATTTCAGCCGCAATTTTTGGTAACTCAAGCGCCAAATTGTAGCCTTCCACCATATCCGCTTTAATGTTGATAACTCGATGACCATCAACACGACGGATAGTATCTTGCTTGTGGTCTGGCTTAATTTGAGCAAAGTTGGTTATAGGCACTAAACCTGCAGCGGTTTTCACTCTTAGCTGATCGAATCGACCAATATCTCGCTTCTCTTGTGGGTAGCGCACCAAAATATCGACTTCTTCATCCGCATCGTCAGGTAAATAGTCCCCTATTTTCAGACCATTCGTGACAAATTGAACTGTATTTCCCACCAAAGTTGCATCGGCAGCAAAACGAGAAGCGTCGTCGCGTCGAATGTCAATTTGCCAGTCAATCCCCTCTTTATTGGTGGTATCACTCAAATTAGTCAGTGCTGGGTTGCTATCTGCCCAAAGCCTAACTAGCTTCGCGGCGTCATCTAGCTCGCCTATACTCATACTTCGAGAAGAAACTTCAATCACCAAATCATGTTCAACCGGAGGGCCGGCATCCGGGAATTTGTACTCTAACTCAACGCCATAAAATTGGTCGGTGGTAGCTTTTAGTTCTTCAATGATCGTTTTGACTTTACGACGATATTGCCAATCCACAGGAGTTATTTGAATCTGACCGATTTCGTCACCATTATCGCTCGATCCAGTGCGAGTGTAGACACTTTCAAACTCATCATGACCCAGCATGACCTTTTCAATTTCTCGCATTACGATATCTTTCTCATTAATGGAAAGATCCCCGTAAGAGCGTACTTTTACGGTGAAAAATGGCGGGTCGACTTCAGGGAAAAATTCAGCTCCTAACCCCGCTTTACTGTAAGTAAATCCAACACCACCCGCCAGCAATACCGCGCTCAGCAGCACTTTCCAAGGATGTTGAATCGCCACAAACAAGGTTTTGTAATAAAGCTTGGTAATTCCTGTCGCTTTCTCAAAGTTTCCGTTGTGTAGCTCCACCATTTCTTGTTGGGCTTTAGGATTGATAACCTGAGGTTTACCAATAATGCCGCCAATAACAGGCACAAATAGCAAAGCCATCACCAATGACGCCGCTAACGTCGCGATTAGCGTTAACGGTAAGTACTTCATAAACTCACCGGTAATATCCGGCCAAAAAAGAAGCGGAGCAAATGCCGCCAACGTAGTCGCGGTAGAGGCGGTGATCGGCCATGCCATGCGTTTGGCTGCGTCTCGGTATGCCTCTTTACGCGGCGTGCCTTCTTGCATTCTCCGATCGGCAAACTCAGTGACGACGATTGCACCATCCACCAGCATGCCGACCGCCATGATTAAGGCAAACAGCACCACGATGTTTACGGTAAGACCAAAAACCGAGAGGACTAACAACCCCGTTAAGAAAGAGCCTGGAATAGAGATCCCAACCAACAATGCCGTTCTTACCCCCAAGATCGCGATAATAACGATGACCACCAAAATGATTGCCGAGAGAATGTTGTTTTGCAGATCACTAAGCATCAGCTTGACATCATCCGACTGATCCCAAGTGTATTTAACCTGCAAATTACTTGGCCACTCTGCACGCAGTTGCCCTTGAGCAATCACCTCTTTAACTAACGCGACGGTTTCAATAATGTTCTCGCCAGCACGCTTTTTCACGTCAAGCACAATGGCAGGCTCACCATCCAAGCGGGCAAAGCTTTCCGGGTCACGAAACGCTCGGCGAACTGTGGCCACATCACCAAAGGTGATCACTTCTTTGCCATTCACTTTGATAGGCAATTCGAGAACATCTTTCAGAGAATCAAACACCGACGGAACTTTGACCGAAAAGCGCCCATATCCAGTATCGACAAAACCAGCCGCAACCACTCGGTTGTTTAGTGCGATCAAGTTATAGATATCGGCCTGATCCAATCCATAGCTTTCCATTAGAAGGGGATCAACCACGATCTCGACAATATCTTCACGATCACCAGCAATATCGACTTCCAAGATCTGACGGAAGCTTTCTAATCTGTCACGCAACGTTCGTGCGATTTGAACAATGGTTCTCTCTGGCACCGTGCCATAAAGCACAACGGTTAAAACTGGCTCCTCTGAAGCAAAAGTAACTTCATTGACCGTCGGTTCATCACTGTCTGCAGGTAACTTAGGTTTCGCCAGATCGACCGCGTCGCGAACATCCGCCATCGCTTTATCGAGATCCACGCCAACGCTAAACTCCAAAGTGACTGAGGCGTGGCCTTCGGAGGCAACCGATGTCATCTCTTTCACCCCTTCAATTGAGCGCAGTTCTTGTTCGATAGGACGAACCAGTAAACGCTCAGCATCAGTTGGAGAAATACCTTGATGCCCCACAGAGACGTAAATGATAGGAATAGTGATATCGGGACTAGATTCTTTTGGGATGGTGACGTAAGTAATGACCCCTGCGATGAGGATCATCACCAACAAGGTCAACATCGTTCTTGATCGGGATAACGCAGCGTCAATTATACTAAACATGCTGCCTCCCTATTTTTCGGCCGCATCGGTAGCGACATCACCGACTTTATTCGCAATCACGGTATCGCCATCACGAACAAACCCCTGTCCTAATACAATGATGTCCGCTTGCTCGCCAAGCCCTGATAACCAAACGCCATCTTCTTCTGCTTTGACTAACTGGATAGGAACAAACTTAACGTGTTCATCTTGCAGTGTTTTGACACCTAAATTCCCTTCTTCATCTAACGCCAACATTGCAGCGGTAATTTTAATCGCTAGCACTTCATTCAAAGGGAGCTGCACTTCCGCACTGATCCCCGCAGGGATGAGCGAATTACGATTATCTATTTCGATTTCAATCGGAAACGTATTGGTCGATACGGAGGAAACGCGACCAATATAACGTAAAGTCCCCAAGTGATGCTGACCATTGATCGTTCTGACATCCGCTTGAAGACCTTCTTTAAGATACTGGATATGGCGCTCGCTAACGTCGGCCTCAATGACCAGAGTCTCTAAATCAATCACTGTCGCTATTGGATCGCCCACACCGACAAAGTCACCCACTTCGACAAAATGATGATCAACAATGCCATCAAAGGGCGCTTTAACTTCGGTATTCTTGACAGCGGTTTGGACATTATTGAGGTTCGCTCTTGCATCGACTAACGCGGCTTCCGCAGTCGCAAAGGCCACCTCGCCTTGTAACCCCCTGCTTTTGAGCGATTTTGCGGCATTAAACTCCTTTTCTTTCACTCGCAGCATGGCCTGAGCGCGTTTGAGCTGACTGTCCAAATCCCGCTTATCAATGTTAGCAATCACTTGTCCTTGCTTAACAAGTTGCCCTTTATTGATGTTGAGACTGACAATTTTGCCGGCCACTTCTGCACCAAGACGAGCTTGGCGATTAGGTGCGGTTCGGCCATAAAGTTCTATCGTTTTACTGGTAGGTTTTGCGGTGAAAGTATCAAACATCACCTTAGCTAAGGGCGTGTTTTCAGATTGGAGAGATGGGGATGAGGTGTGGTCACCTTGTGCTTTGAGCTGCCCAGCAGCCAACCAAGCAACAAGTAGCAAAATAAGGATGAGAGATACTAGCCACGGACGTTCGACAAAACGTCGCCCAAACGAAGTTCCAGACATACAAAGTCCTTTTTATTATTCTCTCCTGCGGAGCGCTGAGAGCATGTTTACGTGACATCCTGCTACGTAAAACTCAGGCAGCCAATAGGCTGCCTGTCATCGCGTCAATTACACGCTAAATGATGCACCACAACCACATGTGGTTGTTGCATTCGGGTTGTTAACGAAGAAGCGAGCGCCTTCCAACCCTTCGGTGTAATCCACAATGCCGCCAATCAGGTATTGCAGGCTCATTGGGTCAACAACCAGTGTCACGCCACTGTTTTCGATGGTTGTATCGCCGTCATTTACGTTCTCATCGAAAGTAAAGCCGTATTGGAAGCCGCTACAACCGCCACCAGTAATGTATACGCGCAATTTCAATGCTGGGTTTTCTTCTTCTGCAATCAGTGCCTTAACGCGAGATGCTGCAGCATCAGAAAAAGATAATGGTACGTTTACTTCGCTCACGAAGACCTCTCTCACTCGTGTAATGCGTCAAGCCTGGAGCAAGACGTCAAATTTGTGCTAATTGAGGACGATTATCCAATACCTGACAAACTCGTTCAAGTATTCGCCGCCGATTCTTTAGATTGGTCGCTGATATGTAAGATTACACTGCGAAACAACACATAAATTAAGCAAAACGTTTCTAACTTGATTATAGCTAGGTACAATGCGCCCCACTTGGTCCGAGCAATCAAAAGAGGATAACCCCATGACCAAATCATCAGAGCTGTATCAAAAAGCTCAGCAAACCATTCCTGGCGGTGTAAATTCACCAGTTCGTGCATTCAACGGCGTTGGCGGTTCTCCGCTATTTATCGAACGAGCAGACGGTGCACTGATTTTTGATGCCGATGGTAGAGCGTACATTGATTACGTTGGCTCTTGGGGTCCAATGATTCTTGGCCACAACCACGCCGTTATCCGTGAAGCGGTCATCGACGCTGCACAACGTGGCCTTAGCTTTGGCGCACCAACAGAGATGGAAATCGCGATGGCAGAGCTAGTGTCTGAACTCGTACCATCAATGGAACAAATCCGCATGGTAAGTTCTGGTACAGAAGCAACCATGAGTGCGATTCGTCTCGCTCGTGGCTTTACTGGTCGTGACAAGATCATGAAGTTTGAAGGTTGTTACCACGGTCACGCAGACAGCTTACTAGTAAAAGCAGGCTCTGGTGCACTAACCCTTGGTCAACCAAGCTCTCCAGGTGTTCCTGCAGACTTTGCTAAGCACACGCTAACAGCAACATTTAACGATCTAGATTCTGTACGCGAACTGTTTGCAGCGAACAAAGGTGAAATCGCATGTATCATCGTTGAGCCAGTGGCGGGCAACATGAACTGTATCCCACCAGTAGAAGGCTTCCACGAAGGCCTGCGTGAAATCTGTGATCAAGAAGGCGCACTGCTGATTTTTGATGAAGTAATGACAGGCTTCCGTGTTGCACTTGGCGGCGCACAAGCACACTACAACATCAAACCAGATCTAACCACGCTAGGTAAAGTAATCGGCGGCGGTATGCCAGTGGGAGCTTTCGGTGGCCGTAAAGAAGTGATGCAATACGTTGCGCCTACAGGCCCTGTTTACCAAGCTGGTACGCTTTCTGGTAACCCAGTGGCAATGGCTGCAGGTTTTGCCTGTTTGAACCTTCTAAAAGAAGGCAATGAAAAACGCCTAGCTTCTAAAACTAAGCAACTGGCAGATGGCTTTAAGTCTCTAGCAGAAAAACACGGTATCCCACTAGTTGTTAACCAAGTGGGCGGCATGTTCGGCTTCTTCTTCACTGACCAAGAAACAGTAACTTGCTACGAAGACGTAACTAAG from Vibrio parahaemolyticus encodes the following:
- the tyrS gene encoding tyrosine--tRNA ligase, with product MASIEAALAEIKRGVEELIPEEELIAKLKEGRPLRIKLGADPTAPDIHLGHTVIFNKLRLFQELGHEVTFLIGDFTAMVGDPTGKNTTRPPLSREDVLRNAETYKEQVFKILDPAKTKIQFNSEWLSELGAEGMIRLAANQTVARMLERDDFKKRYAGGQPIAIHEFMYPLLQGWDSVAMETDVELGGTDQKFNLLMGRELQKSHGQKPQVVLMMPLLVGLDGEKKMSKSAGNYIGISEAPSEMFGKIMSISDDLMWSYYELLSFRPLEEIEQFKADVQAGKNPRDIKVLLAKEIIARFHSEADADAAEQEFVNRFAKNQIPDEMPEFDFEAGTPVANLLKDAGLCASTSEAMRMVKQGAAKVEGEKVADAKFAPEAGTYVFQVGKRKFARITIK
- a CDS encoding peptidoglycan DD-metalloendopeptidase family protein yields the protein MHSIFVRLPLLHKVLIGFFSALIIIALFFLPDPQDLNPQQSRLKVGQHYPVPISLELTTLNGSSQMSSVLRWETYKVKNGESAAILFNRVGLSARLLHELVSSDKEIEQQLTRLRPGDKLQFGFDEKNDLVQLRRTLSAFETFRIKLQDGKYVSEVDKKEVDYQFNYAEATIKSNFWNAGISSGLNGNQIMELAGIFGWDIDFALDIRKNDSFRVLYQEEVVEGEVIGRGKIIAAIFKNQGDTFTAILDEKTGKYYDENGRAMKKAFLRAPLDFRRVTSNFNPRRLHPVTGRVRPHRGTDYAAPVGTPIWAAGDGVVQKSAYNKFNGNYVFIKHSNTYITKYLHLTKRTVKTGQRVKQGQTIGTLGGTGRVTGPHLHYEFLVNGVHKNPRTVNLPQSKSLTGKARQTFMANAKVSMDKLDRYSKLLAMR
- the vmeK gene encoding multidrug efflux RND transporter permease subunit VmeK codes for the protein MFSIIDAALSRSRTMLTLLVMILIAGVITYVTIPKESSPDITIPIIYVSVGHQGISPTDAERLLVRPIEQELRSIEGVKEMTSVASEGHASVTLEFSVGVDLDKAMADVRDAVDLAKPKLPADSDEPTVNEVTFASEEPVLTVVLYGTVPERTIVQIARTLRDRLESFRQILEVDIAGDREDIVEIVVDPLLMESYGLDQADIYNLIALNNRVVAAGFVDTGYGRFSVKVPSVFDSLKDVLELPIKVNGKEVITFGDVATVRRAFRDPESFARLDGEPAIVLDVKKRAGENIIETVALVKEVIAQGQLRAEWPSNLQVKYTWDQSDDVKLMLSDLQNNILSAIILVVIVIIAILGVRTALLVGISIPGSFLTGLLVLSVFGLTVNIVVLFALIMAVGMLVDGAIVVTEFADRRMQEGTPRKEAYRDAAKRMAWPITASTATTLAAFAPLLFWPDITGEFMKYLPLTLIATLAASLVMALLFVPVIGGIIGKPQVINPKAQQEMVELHNGNFEKATGITKLYYKTLFVAIQHPWKVLLSAVLLAGGVGFTYSKAGLGAEFFPEVDPPFFTVKVRSYGDLSINEKDIVMREIEKVMLGHDEFESVYTRTGSSDNGDEIGQIQITPVDWQYRRKVKTIIEELKATTDQFYGVELEYKFPDAGPPVEHDLVIEVSSRSMSIGELDDAAKLVRLWADSNPALTNLSDTTNKEGIDWQIDIRRDDASRFAADATLVGNTVQFVTNGLKIGDYLPDDADEEVDILVRYPQEKRDIGRFDQLRVKTAAGLVPITNFAQIKPDHKQDTIRRVDGHRVINIKADMVEGYNLALELPKIAAEMEQLGLPEGVEYKIRGQNEEQENSSAFLQNAFVVALGVMALILITQFNSFYQAFLILSAVLFSTVGVFAGLLIFQKPFGIIMSGIGVIALAGIVVNNNIVLIDTYNQMRKRGLDKAEAILRTGVQRLRPVLLTTITTILGLLPMVLEMNIDLVNQKVEFGAPSTQWWSQLATAVAGGLAFATLLTLVLTPCLLMLGRDHLAKPEPGESEEAA
- the vmeJ gene encoding multidrug efflux RND transporter periplasmic adaptor subunit VmeJ translates to MSGTSFGRRFVERPWLVSLILILLLVAWLAAGQLKAQGDHTSSPSLQSENTPLAKVMFDTFTAKPTSKTIELYGRTAPNRQARLGAEVAGKIVSLNINKGQLVKQGQVIANIDKRDLDSQLKRAQAMLRVKEKEFNAAKSLKSRGLQGEVAFATAEAALVDARANLNNVQTAVKNTEVKAPFDGIVDHHFVEVGDFVGVGDPIATVIDLETLVIEADVSERHIQYLKEGLQADVRTINGQHHLGTLRYIGRVSSVSTNTFPIEIEIDNRNSLIPAGISAEVQLPLNEVLAIKITAAMLALDEEGNLGVKTLQDEHVKFVPIQLVKAEEDGVWLSGLGEQADIIVLGQGFVRDGDTVIANKVGDVATDAAEK
- the erpA gene encoding iron-sulfur cluster insertion protein ErpA; its protein translation is MSEVNVPLSFSDAAASRVKALIAEEENPALKLRVYITGGGCSGFQYGFTFDENVNDGDTTIENSGVTLVVDPMSLQYLIGGIVDYTEGLEGARFFVNNPNATTTCGCGASFSV
- the hemL gene encoding glutamate-1-semialdehyde 2,1-aminomutase; this encodes MTKSSELYQKAQQTIPGGVNSPVRAFNGVGGSPLFIERADGALIFDADGRAYIDYVGSWGPMILGHNHAVIREAVIDAAQRGLSFGAPTEMEIAMAELVSELVPSMEQIRMVSSGTEATMSAIRLARGFTGRDKIMKFEGCYHGHADSLLVKAGSGALTLGQPSSPGVPADFAKHTLTATFNDLDSVRELFAANKGEIACIIVEPVAGNMNCIPPVEGFHEGLREICDQEGALLIFDEVMTGFRVALGGAQAHYNIKPDLTTLGKVIGGGMPVGAFGGRKEVMQYVAPTGPVYQAGTLSGNPVAMAAGFACLNLLKEGNEKRLASKTKQLADGFKSLAEKHGIPLVVNQVGGMFGFFFTDQETVTCYEDVTKCDIERFKRFFHLMLDHGVYLAPSAFEASFTSLAHGSKEIDATLEAADRCFAIIAAEAK